A genomic region of Candidatus Thermoplasmatota archaeon contains the following coding sequences:
- a CDS encoding class II aldolase/adducin family protein, translated as MSFETFFLGREKIRNPFVREMISIGKELADKGIGREGNMSVRYGSRIIITARNADMGSLTESDFVEVADYDVVRNVALVIGQKEPSAETIMHWLIYRREDINAIIHIHNTFEKLPTTEKEKPSGSFEIALEVLKSLKNSRCINLRNHGCIAVGKSLREAREEIACL; from the coding sequence ATGAGTTTTGAAACGTTTTTTCTTGGAAGAGAGAAAATAAGGAACCCTTTTGTCAGGGAGATGATATCTATTGGAAAAGAATTAGCTGATAAGGGTATTGGAAGAGAGGGCAACATGAGCGTGAGATATGGAAGCAGGATTATCATTACTGCGAGAAATGCGGATATGGGCTCATTAACTGAAAGCGATTTTGTTGAAGTTGCCGATTATGATGTTGTAAGAAACGTTGCACTGGTGATAGGGCAAAAGGAGCCGTCCGCAGAAACGATAATGCACTGGTTGATTTATAGGCGCGAAGATATAAACGCTATTATACATATCCATAACACGTTTGAAAAATTGCCAACTACCGAAAAGGAAAAACCGTCAGGAAGTTTTGAGATCGCTCTGGAAGTACTTAAGTCCCTGAAGAACAGCAGGTGCATCAATTTGAGAAACCACGGATGCATTGCAGTCGGCAAAAGTTTACGGGAAGCAAGGGAGGAGATAGCATGCTTGTAG
- a CDS encoding cupin domain-containing protein gives MIVKNERDVKAEKIIEEGAENVTIQWLVDGKLGAPNFAMRRFVIGKDGHTPLHKHDWEHEVFVLSGRGTLINGNGKEMPLSEGNFAFVSPNEVHQFKNAGDADFVFLCIIPIK, from the coding sequence ATGATAGTCAAAAATGAGAGGGATGTAAAGGCTGAAAAAATAATCGAAGAAGGGGCGGAAAACGTAACAATTCAGTGGCTCGTTGATGGTAAGCTGGGTGCTCCAAATTTTGCGATGCGCAGATTTGTTATTGGAAAGGACGGCCATACCCCATTGCATAAGCATGACTGGGAGCATGAAGTTTTTGTGTTGAGCGGAAGAGGAACATTAATAAATGGAAATGGAAAAGAAATGCCTCTGAGCGAAGGTAATTTTGCTTTCGTTTCACCGAACGAGGTGCATCAGTTCAAAAATGCCGGAGATGCCGACTTCGTATTTCTCTGCATCATTCCCATAAAATGA
- a CDS encoding aldehyde ferredoxin oxidoreductase family protein, whose product MVVENGCYGGKIMTVDLSKKEGKRQKIADSFALKYLGGDGFGAYFLNKLVLGNADAFSRENMLVMAPGLLVGTAVPTAGKTGFFAKSPLTGGWGEGFMGGRIGFALKQAGYDALIVSGMADKPSYLFIDNDEVMVKSAEHLWGVSTRETTEEIKKDEGDVIVASIGLGGEKKVRYAVIDSEERQAGRGGLGAVMGSKNLKAIAIRGSNDIKVADSKKMMKLFDKWYKTMIESPAFKDDGKYGTGEFLEWMNAERGTFPTRNWREGVFDERKGIDPYYWAPKYVIKNKACIQCVKPCGKAFIIKGKYDGQIDGIEYETLFSLGGNCGNASVEAVAKANELCDLYGIDTLSTGGAIGFAMDLYENGILSEKETGMDMHFGNGDAVVEMVEKIAHRDGIGDLLAEGVKRAAEKLGKGAENYAVHVRGMEPPAYDVRGIKGMALAFMSSPRGACHLRSGAYALELTGKFWKYEGVDRFSADNKGQEIADMENFMAVYDALGVCKFSRGMFLLEGFGEILEAAIGKRMGEDEMLVVGERINNLKHIFNIKCGWKKEDSKLPPKIRNPIPEGVAKGSYVSEKEEKKMLQDYFTARGWDKKGIPKEKKLKELEIDEFAEGK is encoded by the coding sequence ATGGTTGTAGAAAATGGCTGTTACGGCGGCAAAATTATGACGGTTGACCTTTCAAAAAAGGAAGGAAAAAGGCAGAAAATAGCAGATAGTTTTGCTTTAAAATATTTGGGCGGGGACGGCTTTGGGGCATATTTCCTGAACAAACTTGTGCTTGGAAATGCCGATGCATTCAGCAGGGAGAATATGCTCGTCATGGCTCCAGGATTGCTGGTTGGAACTGCTGTCCCGACCGCAGGAAAAACAGGCTTTTTTGCAAAATCTCCGCTGACAGGTGGATGGGGTGAAGGATTCATGGGCGGCAGAATAGGATTTGCACTGAAGCAGGCCGGGTACGATGCATTGATTGTCAGTGGAATGGCCGATAAGCCGTCTTATCTGTTTATAGACAATGACGAAGTGATGGTAAAATCTGCAGAGCATCTGTGGGGCGTGTCTACAAGGGAGACGACAGAGGAAATAAAAAAAGATGAAGGAGATGTTATCGTTGCATCAATCGGACTTGGAGGCGAAAAAAAAGTCAGATATGCAGTGATAGATTCAGAAGAACGGCAGGCGGGACGGGGAGGATTGGGAGCGGTGATGGGCTCAAAAAATCTTAAGGCAATAGCAATAAGGGGCAGTAACGACATAAAGGTGGCAGACTCTAAAAAAATGATGAAACTGTTTGACAAATGGTATAAAACAATGATAGAAAGCCCTGCCTTCAAAGACGACGGAAAATACGGAACGGGAGAGTTTCTGGAGTGGATGAATGCAGAACGGGGAACGTTTCCTACAAGGAACTGGAGAGAAGGAGTTTTTGATGAAAGAAAAGGAATTGATCCATATTACTGGGCTCCCAAATATGTCATAAAAAATAAGGCATGCATTCAGTGCGTTAAGCCATGCGGAAAGGCATTTATTATAAAGGGGAAGTACGATGGGCAGATAGATGGCATTGAGTATGAGACATTGTTTTCCTTGGGCGGTAATTGCGGCAATGCAAGCGTTGAGGCAGTGGCAAAGGCAAACGAGTTATGCGATCTGTACGGGATTGATACACTATCTACTGGAGGAGCGATAGGATTTGCAATGGATTTATACGAGAACGGGATTTTGAGTGAAAAGGAGACAGGCATGGATATGCATTTCGGAAATGGAGATGCTGTTGTGGAGATGGTGGAGAAAATTGCACACAGGGATGGAATAGGGGACTTACTGGCAGAAGGTGTGAAAAGAGCGGCCGAGAAATTAGGCAAAGGGGCAGAGAATTATGCCGTTCATGTACGGGGAATGGAGCCTCCTGCATATGATGTGAGGGGTATAAAGGGAATGGCTCTTGCATTCATGTCGTCGCCGCGAGGGGCATGCCATCTGCGTTCCGGTGCATATGCCCTTGAGCTTACAGGGAAGTTCTGGAAGTATGAAGGAGTAGACCGATTCAGTGCCGATAACAAGGGACAGGAAATAGCTGACATGGAAAATTTCATGGCTGTATATGATGCTCTTGGAGTATGCAAATTTTCTAGGGGAATGTTTCTGCTGGAGGGGTTCGGGGAGATACTCGAGGCTGCAATTGGAAAAAGAATGGGCGAAGACGAGATGCTTGTCGTAGGCGAGAGAATCAACAATTTGAAGCATATATTCAACATAAAATGCGGATGGAAAAAAGAAGATTCAAAGCTTCCACCGAAAATAAGAAATCCCATACCTGAGGGGGTGGCAAAAGGAAGTTATGTATCCGAGAAAGAAGAGAAAAAAATGCTCCAGGATTATTTCACGGCAAGAGGATGGGATAAGAAAGGAATACCAAAAGAAAAAAAGCTGAAGGAGTTGGAGATAGATGAATTTGCAGAAGGGAAATGA
- a CDS encoding 4Fe-4S binding protein, whose product MYVKVIPEKCSGCMTCEIVCSMHHWDVVNPKKSGICVEKKSVTEDIPHLCTHGKDCNFECIDACKFDAMKKKNGTVYVDHDKCTGCKACEKACPIDAVWIFERKAYKCDLCGGDPMCAKYCSQNVLELVEG is encoded by the coding sequence ATGTATGTTAAAGTAATTCCTGAGAAATGTTCTGGATGTATGACCTGTGAAATCGTGTGTTCAATGCATCATTGGGATGTTGTGAATCCTAAAAAGTCGGGCATATGTGTGGAGAAAAAAAGCGTTACGGAGGATATCCCGCATTTGTGTACCCACGGAAAGGACTGCAATTTTGAATGCATTGATGCATGTAAATTTGATGCAATGAAGAAAAAGAATGGGACAGTATATGTAGATCACGACAAATGCACGGGGTGCAAAGCCTGTGAAAAGGCATGCCCAATCGATGCTGTGTGGATTTTTGAAAGAAAGGCATACAAATGTGATTTATGCGGTGGCGATCCCATGTGCGCCAAATACTGCTCTCAAAACGTACTTGAATTGGTGGAGGGATAA
- a CDS encoding polyprenyl synthetase family protein, with amino-acid sequence MPMGKSLTFQGFVSHVQEEMKREIDRKVKNNDVRYALEGGKLLRPIMLILSFRACSGENNERYNRALESALGVELAHSASLIHDDIMDGDVSRRGKPALYIKNGIGSAILTGHQMISNAFRISVEHGLENAKIFLDTWDKTVVGQIEDIDLNDHLEKIFNGGNSSEMLVKEYFKVIEMKTASLFAAACRAGAIEAQASQEVISLMAEYGKNVGLAYQLADDLVDIAEGKIEDGIIMPLITAYGKNLNEKVIGLLKNGKISIEEELEKRGTSLQEVYQKGMVKYVKKSQEIASSPLIPDNIYKRLMKEAPIYITNKMTRKVGVTV; translated from the coding sequence ATGCCCATGGGGAAATCACTCACATTTCAGGGGTTTGTCTCACACGTTCAGGAGGAGATGAAAAGGGAGATTGACAGGAAGGTAAAAAATAATGATGTGAGATATGCTCTTGAAGGCGGAAAACTGCTCCGCCCGATTATGCTTATCTTATCTTTCAGGGCTTGCAGTGGGGAAAACAATGAGAGATACAACAGGGCCCTGGAAAGTGCCTTGGGGGTTGAGCTGGCCCACTCCGCCTCCCTCATCCATGATGATATAATGGATGGAGATGTAAGCAGGAGAGGCAAGCCCGCATTGTACATAAAAAACGGAATAGGCAGTGCAATTCTCACCGGTCACCAAATGATAAGCAATGCATTTCGCATATCTGTCGAGCACGGGCTCGAAAATGCAAAAATTTTTCTCGATACCTGGGACAAGACAGTCGTCGGTCAAATAGAAGACATAGATCTCAATGACCATCTGGAAAAGATATTCAACGGAGGGAATTCGTCTGAAATGCTTGTAAAGGAATATTTTAAAGTAATAGAAATGAAAACTGCATCACTTTTCGCTGCGGCATGCAGGGCAGGGGCCATAGAAGCACAGGCATCTCAAGAAGTCATATCGCTCATGGCTGAATATGGGAAGAATGTGGGGCTTGCATATCAACTTGCTGATGATCTGGTAGACATAGCCGAGGGAAAAATAGAAGATGGTATTATAATGCCTCTCATAACTGCATATGGAAAAAACCTGAACGAAAAAGTGATCGGACTGCTAAAAAATGGCAAAATTTCGATAGAAGAAGAACTTGAAAAAAGAGGGACGAGCCTTCAGGAAGTATACCAGAAGGGGATGGTGAAATATGTAAAAAAATCACAGGAAATAGCAAGTTCGCCGTTGATACCTGACAATATATACAAGAGACTGATGAAAGAAGCACCGATTTATATAACAAATAAAATGACCAGAAAGGTGGGTGTGACGGTATAA